The following coding sequences are from one Betaproteobacteria bacterium window:
- the bamB gene encoding outer membrane protein assembly factor BamB, with translation MGAALAAASLVFVSGCATISDAIDAVNPFSSSGPKMAELTPFTSTVDLKTAWTTSMGKAAHYALVPAVVGNAVFVAGGDGGIAKFEEGVQVWRVNAGQSLSGGVGSDGKLVVVGTAKGDVLAFSAADGKPLWQTKVSSEVLAPPAVGEQGVAVRSGDNRVFLLDAADGKRKWVYQRPTPSLSLRSIAAPVFADRFIFVGFPGGKLVALALNNGGTVWEGTVAIPRGTTELDRVADVVAPPVVDGRTVCAVAYQGRVACFDLGQGGNLVWARDFSSAAGIALDGRYLFLTDDSGAVHALDRATGASVWKQDKLLNRRVSAPAVRRGLVAVGDVKGVVHFLSREDGSFAARHNTDGGAIVAAPQVVGASFLVQTVGGGVTALAVE, from the coding sequence CTGGGCGCGGCCCTGGCCGCCGCCAGCCTCGTCTTCGTGAGTGGATGCGCGACGATTTCCGACGCCATCGACGCGGTAAATCCCTTCTCCTCCTCCGGCCCCAAAATGGCCGAACTCACCCCCTTCACGTCCACCGTGGACCTCAAGACCGCGTGGACCACCAGCATGGGCAAGGCTGCCCATTACGCCCTCGTTCCCGCGGTTGTCGGCAACGCCGTGTTCGTCGCGGGCGGCGACGGGGGTATTGCCAAGTTCGAGGAAGGGGTCCAGGTCTGGCGGGTGAACGCCGGGCAGTCCCTGTCCGGCGGCGTCGGCAGCGACGGGAAGCTGGTCGTGGTCGGCACGGCCAAGGGCGATGTACTGGCTTTTTCTGCCGCGGACGGCAAACCCCTCTGGCAGACCAAAGTGAGCAGCGAAGTCCTTGCACCCCCCGCGGTGGGTGAGCAGGGCGTTGCCGTGCGCAGCGGCGACAACCGCGTCTTCCTGCTCGACGCGGCCGACGGCAAGCGCAAGTGGGTCTATCAGCGCCCCACGCCCTCCCTGTCCTTGCGCTCCATCGCGGCGCCCGTTTTTGCCGATCGCTTCATTTTCGTCGGCTTCCCGGGGGGCAAACTCGTGGCGCTGGCATTGAACAACGGGGGAACGGTCTGGGAAGGCACGGTGGCCATCCCCCGCGGGACCACCGAACTCGACCGGGTGGCCGACGTGGTGGCGCCGCCGGTCGTGGATGGCAGGACGGTGTGCGCCGTCGCCTATCAGGGACGCGTCGCCTGCTTCGACCTGGGGCAGGGGGGCAATCTCGTCTGGGCGCGGGACTTTTCCTCCGCTGCCGGCATTGCCCTGGATGGGCGTTACTTATTTCTGACCGACGACAGCGGGGCTGTCCATGCCCTCGATCGGGCCACCGGCGCTTCCGTCTGGAAGCAGGACAAGCTCCTCAATCGCCGGGTGTCGGCACCGGCGGTCCGCCGGGGCCTGGTCGCCGTGGGCGACGTGAAGGGCGTGGTGCATTTCCTGAGCCGGGAGGATGGATCCTTCGCGGCCCGTCACAACACCGATGGCGGCGCCATCGTGGCGGCGCCCCAGGTGGTGGGGGCGAGCTTCCTCGTCCAGACGGTCGGCGGCGGCGTCACCGCCCTGGCGGTCGAGTGA
- a CDS encoding tetratricopeptide repeat protein: MAHYDLEEQEQIDTLKTWWKMYGNLVTGLALAVALGVVGWQGWNWYQRGQVAQASAVFAALEQAVTSRDMQRVKTVAGELTEKYSGTPYASLAALLAAKTSFEAGDAKTAKAQLAWVAENGKEELKDIGRLRLAAVLLDEAAYDEALKTLAGGQGAAFAGRFAELRGDVLAAQGKKSEARAAYKTALESMESKSKAQGGSPYRDIVQQKVDALGDAA; the protein is encoded by the coding sequence ATGGCGCACTACGATCTCGAAGAACAGGAACAGATCGACACCCTCAAGACCTGGTGGAAGATGTACGGTAACCTGGTGACCGGGCTTGCCCTGGCCGTCGCCCTGGGCGTGGTTGGCTGGCAGGGCTGGAACTGGTACCAGCGCGGTCAGGTGGCCCAGGCTTCGGCGGTCTTTGCCGCCCTCGAGCAGGCCGTGACGTCTCGCGACATGCAGCGGGTCAAGACCGTGGCGGGCGAACTGACCGAAAAATACTCCGGTACCCCCTACGCTTCCCTGGCCGCCCTCCTGGCCGCCAAGACCTCTTTCGAAGCGGGTGACGCCAAGACTGCCAAGGCCCAGCTTGCCTGGGTGGCAGAGAACGGCAAGGAGGAACTCAAGGACATCGGTCGCCTGCGCCTGGCCGCTGTCCTGCTCGACGAAGCGGCCTACGACGAAGCCCTCAAGACCCTTGCTGGCGGTCAGGGCGCGGCCTTCGCGGGCCGCTTTGCCGAACTCCGCGGCGACGTTCTGGCCGCCCAGGGCAAGAAGAGCGAGGCCCGCGCCGCCTACAAGACCGCCCTGGAAAGCATGGAAAGCAAGTCCAAGGCCCAGGGGGGCAGTCCCTACCGCGACATCGTGCAGCAGAAAGTCGACGCCCTGGGGGATGCCGCGTGA